cattcatTATCTTTGTCAGCAATTCGAGTTTTTTACTCAAGTGTGATCAATTCCTGTCGACAATCATCTAATTTCCATTTTTCCGTTCGTGTTCTTTCATTGCTGCTACATACAGAGAATTGGAGCACCTGCTTACTATTTGTAATTTTCTCCTTTTGCATATTCAGAGttccttcctcatcatcatcatcattttgtggCACCATCTGACTTGGTCCTGGGCTCTCGTTCCGCTCTAGTTGTGATTCATCAAGGACGTTATCATGTTGAGTTGTTCTTCCATTCATTGTGTCACTGGGGTACTTCTCAGAAGAATAATGTGCATCATCTTTGCTAACATGTTGTCCAGGTGTTGATACGATGTTAGTGACTCGATCACGGGTTAACAATGTGTCATTTAAATACAACAACTGACGAAAGTATGGCCAGTTTGAACGTGATATTACGTGGCTTGAATCTCCTGAACGAGGCTTTGGAATTTTTTTCAGCTCCTTAACATAGTAATCACGAATTCCTCGCCACTTCGACTTAAGTCCATCTGCAAAAAAAATGATCATG
The nucleotide sequence above comes from Palaemon carinicauda isolate YSFRI2023 chromosome 2, ASM3689809v2, whole genome shotgun sequence. Encoded proteins:
- the LOC137618033 gene encoding uncharacterized protein → MKEELITTVYQRQLIWDPRHCDHKDGSVIQKLWMEISSELENNDINGLKSKWRGIRDYYVKELKKIPKPRSGDSSHVISRSNWPYFRQLLYLNDTLLTRDRVTNIVSTPGQHVSKDDAHYSSEKYPSDTMNGRTTQHDNVLDESQLERNESPGPSQMVPQNDDDDEEGTLNMQKEKITNSKQVLQFSVCSSNERTRTEKWKLDDCRQELITLE